The Candidatus Pantoea soli genome window below encodes:
- a CDS encoding type I secretion system permease/ATPase, whose product MTQLSLPDGPEGRADSASGGQMPLNGWATAIILIATHYRLPCSPGMIMAASEWQGRQTRDKALRHLARQAGLSLQFYQENNQEITRWRLPLAVELADGQVGVITSFDGEDEVRVHFAGEEQPAPLALATLLPAIRYTAALRPVSAARDSRVDRYLKPVKADWLRRLVLHDLRPYGYVMLGAFLINLLALVGIIFSMQVYDRVIPAQSYPTLYVLYIGVIISVVFTYILRVGRDHVTDLLGKRADMRVSDRVFGHALRLRNSVIPRSTGTFISQLRELEAIREMVTSTTVTAIVDMPFFLLFMLVMAIIAPQLAWIAPVAVLLMVLPGLLSQKKLAKLAQQNLKESTLRNAVLVESVQGLEDIKLMQAEDRFLQQWNSYIRITAQSGVEMRKVMHSLISWGVTVQGLVYATVIVVGAPMVIDGDITTGAIVAASLLSSRMIAPMATLCGVLARWQQVKAAKSSLDALMALPVENSQEETRIHCPVLFGHYQFTDAMFRYYTDSLTVALRIKSLTIQPGERVAVLGRNGSGKSTLLQAMAGGMDLVGGELRLDNLSLPQIDVADVRRNVGLLTQNARLFHGTLRENLTMGAAHATDDAIFAALTVSGGADFIRRLPLGLDHPVMEGGVGLSGGQRQSLLLARMLLRDPNIVLLDEPTASLDDHTEKEFIERLGAWLNGRTLIVATHRAAILSLVDRVLVLKEGQLVMDSPKEKALPGARASENLPGAQS is encoded by the coding sequence CGGTCTGTCGCTGCAGTTTTACCAGGAGAACAATCAGGAAATCACCCGCTGGCGGCTGCCGCTGGCGGTGGAGCTGGCCGATGGACAGGTCGGCGTGATCACCAGTTTTGACGGAGAGGATGAAGTGCGTGTGCACTTCGCCGGCGAGGAGCAGCCGGCCCCGCTGGCGCTGGCGACGCTGCTGCCGGCGATTCGCTACACCGCCGCACTGCGCCCGGTTAGCGCCGCGCGCGACAGCCGGGTGGATCGCTATCTGAAACCGGTGAAAGCCGACTGGCTGCGCCGTCTGGTGCTGCACGATCTGCGCCCTTACGGCTATGTGATGCTCGGGGCGTTCCTGATCAACCTGCTGGCGCTGGTGGGCATTATCTTCTCTATGCAGGTGTATGACCGGGTGATTCCGGCGCAGTCTTATCCCACGCTTTATGTGCTCTATATCGGCGTGATCATCTCGGTGGTGTTTACCTATATTCTGCGCGTCGGGCGCGATCACGTCACCGATCTGCTGGGGAAACGCGCGGATATGCGCGTCTCGGACCGCGTATTCGGACACGCGCTGCGGCTGCGCAACAGCGTTATACCGCGCTCTACCGGCACCTTTATTTCCCAGCTGCGCGAGCTGGAAGCGATCCGCGAAATGGTGACCTCCACCACAGTGACGGCCATCGTGGATATGCCGTTTTTCCTGCTGTTTATGCTGGTCATGGCGATCATTGCGCCGCAGCTGGCGTGGATCGCGCCGGTGGCGGTCCTGCTGATGGTGCTGCCGGGGCTGCTGAGCCAGAAAAAACTGGCAAAGCTGGCGCAGCAGAACCTGAAAGAGTCCACGCTGCGTAATGCGGTTCTGGTGGAGAGCGTGCAGGGGCTGGAGGATATCAAGCTGATGCAGGCGGAAGACCGTTTTCTGCAGCAGTGGAACAGCTATATCCGCATTACCGCGCAGTCCGGCGTGGAGATGCGCAAGGTGATGCATTCCCTGATCAGCTGGGGCGTGACGGTGCAGGGCCTGGTATACGCTACCGTGATTGTGGTGGGTGCGCCGATGGTGATCGACGGTGATATCACCACCGGTGCCATTGTGGCGGCCTCGCTGCTCTCATCGCGCATGATTGCGCCCATGGCCACGCTGTGCGGTGTGCTGGCGCGCTGGCAGCAGGTGAAAGCGGCAAAAAGCAGCCTGGACGCGCTGATGGCGCTGCCGGTGGAAAACAGCCAGGAGGAGACGCGCATTCACTGTCCGGTACTGTTTGGGCACTATCAGTTTACCGACGCCATGTTCCGCTATTACACCGACTCCCTGACCGTGGCATTGCGCATCAAATCCCTGACCATTCAGCCCGGCGAACGGGTGGCGGTGCTCGGGCGCAACGGCTCCGGTAAATCCACACTGCTGCAGGCGATGGCGGGCGGTATGGATCTGGTGGGCGGCGAGCTGCGGCTGGATAACCTCAGCCTGCCGCAGATTGACGTGGCCGATGTGCGGCGCAATGTCGGGCTGCTGACGCAGAACGCCCGCCTGTTCCACGGCACGCTGCGGGAAAATCTGACCATGGGCGCGGCGCACGCCACCGATGACGCAATTTTTGCCGCGCTGACGGTCAGCGGCGGCGCTGACTTTATCCGCCGCCTGCCGCTGGGGCTGGATCACCCGGTGATGGAGGGCGGCGTCGGGCTCTCCGGCGGCCAGCGGCAGTCGCTGCTGCTGGCGCGCATGCTGCTGCGCGATCCCAACATTGTGCTGCTGGATGAGCCGACGGCATCACTCGACGATCACACCGAGAAAGAGTTCATTGAGCGGCTGGGTGCCTGGCTGAACGGCCGCACGCTGATCGTGGCCACACACCGCGCGGCGATCCTGTCCCTGGTGGATCGCGTGCTGGTGCTGAAGGAGGGGCAGCTGGTGATGGACAGTCCGAAGGAAAAGGCGCTGCCGGGCGCGCGCGCCAGTGAGAACCTGCCGGGAGCGCAATCATGA